In the Streptomyces sp. 3214.6 genome, CGCGACCAGTTCGCGCCTGGACCGCCATCTCTCGGTGCTGGCGGGCCCCGCCATACCACAGCGGGAGACGGTCGAGGCGACCTCGCTCATGCGGGAGCTGACCGCACGTGAGCCCGTGCGCGACCGTGGCCCCAAGGCGACGCGGGCACGGGTGAGCCGCGTCTCGCTCTTCGCGCCCCTGCGCCGACTGCGCCGCTCACTGTTCGGCGGCAACAAGCACTGACCGGCCGGCACGTCCTCGTGTACTGAACGTGCACGGAACGCGCCGAACGTACTGAGTCCCGCGCTCAGGCGGCCACACCGTCCCGGCGCAGCGCTGCGATCTCCTCGTCCGTCATCCCCACGGCACGCAGCACTGCATCGGTGTGCTCCCCGAGCGCGGGCACGTCCCCCATGCGCGCCTCCTCCCCGCCCGGCAGCGTGATCGGGGGCAGCAGCGCCCGCAACGGCCCGACCGGCGTCCCCACCTCCCGCCACCGGTCACGGGCCGCCAGCTGCGGATGCTCCGCCAGCTCGGGCAGATCCCTCAGGCGTGCGCATGCGATCCCCGCGCCCTCCAGCCGCGCCAGCGCCTCGTCCGTGCCCAGCGCGGCCAGCGCCGACGCCACCAGCGCGTCCGTGCGATCTCGGTGCGCCACCCGTGCCGCGTTCGTCGCATATGCCGGGTCCGTTCCCAACTCGGGCCGTCCGACGACCTGTTCCGCCAGCCGCCGCCACTCCCGGTCGTTCTGCACGGACAGCAGCACCCGCCCGCCGTCGGCGGTGAAGTAGGCGTCGTAGGGCGCGATCACGGCATGTGCGAGACCGGTGCGGGCCGGGGGAGTGCCCCCGTGCATGGCGTGGTGCAGCGGATGCCCCATCCACTCGGCCAACGCATCCAGCATCGACACCTGCACCGGGCCGCCCCGCCCGGTCGTGCCCCGCCGCAGCAGCGCCGCCAGGACGCCCGAGAAGGCGTACATGGCCGCCGCGATGTCCGCCGCCGGGATCCCCGCCTTCACCGGCTGCTCGGGCGTCCCGGTCACCGACACCAGCCCCGCCTCGCACTGCACGAGCATGTCGTAGGCCCGCTTGTCCGCGTACGGCCCGCTCGCCCCGTACCCGGAGATGTCCACGGCGACCAGCCGCGGGTGCGCCGCGCACAGGGTGGCCGCGTCCAGACCGAGGCGGGCCGCCGCCCCCTGCGCGAGGTTCTGCACGAACACGTCCGCGTCCGCGACCAGCCGCCGTACGACGTCCAGGCCCCGTGGGTCCTTGAGATCCAGGGCGAGGGACTCCTTGCCGCGGTTGCACCACACGAAGTGCGAGGCGAGACCGCCCGCGGCGGTGTCGTAGCCACGGGCGAAGTCACCGCCGTCGATCCGCTCGACCTTGATCACCCGCGCCCCGAGATCGGCGAGCTGCCGGGTGGCGAACGGCGCCGCGACGGCCTGCTCGACGGCGACGACGGTGAGGCCCTCCAGGGGCAGCGGCAGGGGAGACGGCTGAGGAGACGGCTGAGGAGACGGCTGGGGAGACGGCTGGGGAGCGGACGCGGGTGGCGGGAGCTGGTCCATGGGGTCCATGGGGTGGATGCTAGATCAGCGCGAACTGGCCCTCCGGGCCCTCCTCGTGGTGGTCCAGGACCGTCGCCGGGCGGCGTGCCGAGTCCGCGACCGGCAGCACGCCCGCCGCGCGCAGCTCCGCCGCCGTGACCGCGTCCGGCTCCGCCGTCTCCAACTCCTCGCGTCGCGCGCCGACGTCCGCCAGCAGCGCCAACACCGTGATGAGCTCCAGGAGTTCGGAGGTCCACGACTGCTGCCAGGTCGCCGGGCGGATCGCGGCCAGCGTGCCCGGCCCGGCCTCCTGCGCGGTCCGCGCCGTGAACCACCGCTCCAGGACCCGCTCGCCCGTGTCCGTCTCGAAGTCCCAGGCCTCGGGCGGGACCGGGGAGACCCGGCCCTCGTCCAGGTGGAGGGCCTCCTCGTCGCGGTCGTAGTGCAGGGTGAGAGGGCG is a window encoding:
- a CDS encoding CaiB/BaiF CoA transferase family protein; protein product: MDPMDQLPPPASAPQPSPQPSPQPSPQPSPLPLPLEGLTVVAVEQAVAAPFATRQLADLGARVIKVERIDGGDFARGYDTAAGGLASHFVWCNRGKESLALDLKDPRGLDVVRRLVADADVFVQNLAQGAAARLGLDAATLCAAHPRLVAVDISGYGASGPYADKRAYDMLVQCEAGLVSVTGTPEQPVKAGIPAADIAAAMYAFSGVLAALLRRGTTGRGGPVQVSMLDALAEWMGHPLHHAMHGGTPPARTGLAHAVIAPYDAYFTADGGRVLLSVQNDREWRRLAEQVVGRPELGTDPAYATNAARVAHRDRTDALVASALAALGTDEALARLEGAGIACARLRDLPELAEHPQLAARDRWREVGTPVGPLRALLPPITLPGGEEARMGDVPALGEHTDAVLRAVGMTDEEIAALRRDGVAA